A single genomic interval of Bacillus sp. es.036 harbors:
- a CDS encoding ABC transporter ATP-binding protein, whose protein sequence is MDILQIENLSKVYGKGETAVKALDNVSFSVKKGEFVVIIGPSGSGKSTLLHLLGGVDRPTSGNVLVDNTNIYQLDETQLAIFRRRQIGLIYQFYNLIPILTVEENITLPMLLDEHKVDQKQLENIVGTLGLQNRLGHLPNQLSGGQQQRVSIGRALISNPSIMLADEPTGNLDSQNSSEIMELLKMFNKNYNQTLIVITHDERIALQADRVISIEDGRIAKDEVIRP, encoded by the coding sequence ATGGATATTTTACAAATAGAAAATCTGTCTAAAGTGTATGGCAAAGGGGAAACGGCCGTGAAGGCACTTGATAACGTCTCGTTTTCAGTTAAAAAGGGAGAATTTGTGGTGATCATTGGGCCGTCTGGTTCAGGGAAGTCAACCTTGCTTCACCTACTCGGTGGCGTGGATCGACCGACAAGCGGCAACGTTCTCGTGGATAATACAAACATCTATCAACTCGATGAAACGCAGCTTGCTATCTTTAGAAGAAGGCAAATCGGGTTGATTTATCAGTTCTATAATTTGATTCCCATCTTAACTGTGGAAGAGAATATCACTCTTCCGATGCTACTGGATGAACATAAAGTTGATCAGAAGCAGCTTGAGAATATCGTCGGCACATTGGGCTTACAAAATCGGCTTGGGCACTTGCCGAACCAATTATCAGGTGGCCAGCAACAGCGTGTGTCAATTGGGAGGGCACTCATTAGTAATCCTTCCATTATGCTCGCTGATGAACCGACCGGAAATTTGGATAGTCAAAATAGCAGTGAGATCATGGAACTTCTGAAAATGTTTAATAAAAATTACAACCAAACGCTGATTGTCATTACACATGATGAACGCATCGCTTTACAAGCGGATCGCGTCATTTCGATTGAAGACGGGAGGATTGCCAAAGACGAGGTGATCCGTCCATGA
- a CDS encoding sensor histidine kinase, whose protein sequence is MLRNREIRLLFLVIAGIILVSTGLAVFVLSYQAALLTLITSLMLVSCFVFFTRWRYREIEQLSGYLRQISSGDYTLDVRNNHEGELSILKNDIYKVTMMLSEHRSLLQEDKVKLTNAISDISHQLKTPLTSMLVMVDLVSDPNLDKVKRGEFTNNIRVQLERIEWLVSSLLKLSKIDAGTVIFKKERISAQQVIQKAVESILIPVDIKQQTLNITGDDGVTFVGDLNWTSEALLNILKNCVEHTDEGGTISLSYSDNPLYTEIIISDNGNGIPKEDLPYIFKRFYRGKNAGDDSVGIGLAMAYSIITSQNGDIEVTSEKGTGTEFNIKFYKQVV, encoded by the coding sequence TTGCTGCGTAATCGTGAAATTCGTCTTCTTTTTCTCGTTATTGCTGGAATCATTCTTGTTTCAACGGGACTCGCTGTGTTCGTGCTTTCTTACCAAGCGGCACTCTTAACACTGATTACCTCACTCATGCTCGTCAGTTGTTTTGTGTTTTTTACAAGATGGCGATACCGTGAAATCGAGCAGCTTTCTGGTTATTTGAGACAGATTAGTAGTGGGGATTATACGTTGGATGTGAGAAATAACCATGAGGGTGAGCTCAGTATTTTAAAGAATGATATTTATAAAGTTACGATGATGCTTTCAGAGCACCGTTCCCTTTTACAAGAAGATAAAGTGAAATTAACCAATGCCATTTCAGATATTTCCCACCAGCTCAAAACCCCGTTAACTTCGATGCTAGTGATGGTAGATTTAGTGAGTGATCCGAATTTAGATAAGGTGAAGCGGGGGGAATTTACCAATAACATTCGCGTTCAATTAGAAAGGATCGAATGGCTTGTCTCCTCTTTGCTGAAATTATCCAAAATCGATGCCGGGACGGTGATATTTAAAAAAGAAAGAATTTCCGCTCAGCAAGTGATTCAAAAAGCAGTAGAATCTATTCTTATCCCAGTCGATATTAAACAGCAAACCTTAAACATAACCGGGGATGACGGGGTCACGTTCGTTGGCGATCTTAACTGGACTTCGGAGGCGCTTTTAAATATATTAAAAAACTGCGTGGAGCATACCGATGAGGGTGGAACGATTTCACTCTCGTATTCTGACAATCCGTTATATACCGAAATCATCATTTCAGACAATGGAAATGGCATTCCAAAAGAAGATCTGCCTTATATTTTTAAACGATTTTATAGGGGGAAGAATGCGGGAGACGATAGCGTTGGAATCGGTCTTGCGATGGCGTACAGCATTATCACTAGCCAGAATGGGGATATTGAAGTAACGAGTGAAAAGGGTACGGGTACCGAATTTAACATTAAATTTTATAAGCAAGTTGTTTAG
- a CDS encoding response regulator transcription factor — protein MKLLMVEDDKTIATGLDYSLQNEGYETVVCHNAESARDVLSEQLHKIDLCLFDLSLPDGSGYDLCEFVKKRSDIPVIFLTAFDDEVNVVMGLDMGADDYITKPFRIRELLSRIKSVLRRYNKQPQPQSTNIITIEDIRINTLEGKVYKKGEEVLLTALEYRLFLIFANHVGQVLTRNQLLERIWDVAGDFVNDNTLTVYIKRLREKLEDNPQSPKIIKTVRGLGYKVGD, from the coding sequence TTGAAGTTATTAATGGTGGAAGATGATAAGACGATTGCGACGGGGCTTGACTATTCCTTGCAAAACGAGGGGTATGAGACGGTTGTTTGCCATAATGCTGAATCGGCAAGGGATGTGCTGTCGGAGCAATTACATAAAATCGATTTGTGTTTATTTGATTTATCCTTACCAGATGGCAGCGGGTATGATCTTTGTGAGTTTGTTAAGAAACGGAGCGATATACCGGTCATTTTTCTGACGGCATTTGATGATGAAGTAAATGTGGTTATGGGTCTTGATATGGGAGCGGATGACTACATCACAAAGCCGTTTCGCATTCGTGAATTGCTTTCGAGAATTAAATCGGTGTTGCGTCGTTACAATAAGCAACCACAGCCACAATCCACTAACATCATCACGATTGAAGATATCCGAATCAATACGCTAGAAGGCAAGGTTTATAAAAAAGGCGAGGAAGTTCTTCTAACTGCGCTTGAGTATAGGCTTTTCCTTATTTTCGCCAATCACGTTGGACAAGTTTTAACGAGGAATCAGCTATTAGAACGGATATGGGATGTGGCTGGTGATTTCGTCAACGACAATACGCTGACTGTCTACATTAAGCGTCTTCGCGAAAAGCTTGAGGACAACCCACAGAGCCCCAAAATCATTAAAACCGTGCGTGGTTTAGGCTATAAGGTGGGTGATTAG
- a CDS encoding ferritin family protein, whose product MSYLYRTLADDIATAINGQYSAIQCYKKLASLAPNETEKNRIKEIRQDEKKHFRAFQQIYTQLTGQQHEPELVEECATDYRVGLDLAFNDEQNTVDFYLDIAEQTQDPYIKETFKRAAADEQNHAVWFLYMLTKRR is encoded by the coding sequence ATGTCTTATCTCTACCGAACACTTGCAGATGATATTGCCACTGCGATCAACGGTCAATACAGTGCCATTCAATGCTATAAGAAGTTAGCGAGTCTAGCACCAAATGAAACGGAAAAGAACCGCATCAAAGAAATTCGACAGGATGAGAAGAAGCATTTCAGAGCTTTTCAACAAATCTATACGCAGCTAACTGGCCAACAGCATGAGCCCGAGCTTGTTGAAGAATGTGCAACTGATTATAGAGTAGGTCTCGACCTTGCCTTTAACGATGAGCAAAACACAGTCGACTTCTATCTTGATATTGCTGAACAAACGCAGGATCCGTATATAAAAGAAACGTTCAAAAGAGCAGCAGCGGATGAGCAGAATCATGCGGTGTGGTTTTTGTATATGTTAACGAAGAGAAGGTAG
- a CDS encoding DsbA family protein translates to MENSRNKKKNPATKSKQKPKAWMYGLAAVTAVVIVVVIIMTTGSNSGGSSEEAMDQPFLGDENAQVEVIEFGDYKCPYCKAFEQSFFPQIDQELIQTGDVKFTFMNYPFINVDSNRSAEFAEVVYEELGNDVFWEFHRLMYEKQTEGTEQQDIYTEDYLFDTLKEITDEEKAEQVLTAFQDGAGQEAVDYDLDRARNLNVSGTPALFVNGEPFEGQTIDDLKEMVEEAKAE, encoded by the coding sequence ATGGAAAACTCTAGAAATAAAAAGAAAAACCCGGCGACGAAGTCAAAACAAAAGCCGAAAGCGTGGATGTATGGATTAGCGGCTGTGACGGCTGTTGTGATCGTCGTTGTCATCATCATGACAACTGGATCCAACTCGGGCGGATCAAGTGAAGAAGCGATGGATCAGCCGTTTCTTGGGGACGAAAATGCCCAGGTGGAAGTGATCGAATTTGGCGATTACAAATGTCCTTACTGTAAAGCGTTTGAACAATCCTTTTTCCCACAAATCGATCAGGAGCTAATCCAAACGGGCGATGTGAAATTTACGTTCATGAACTATCCATTCATTAATGTCGATTCCAATCGTTCAGCTGAATTTGCAGAGGTCGTGTATGAAGAGCTCGGCAACGACGTTTTCTGGGAGTTTCACAGGTTAATGTATGAAAAGCAAACCGAAGGAACGGAACAGCAGGATATTTATACTGAGGATTACCTCTTCGATACCTTAAAAGAAATCACTGATGAAGAGAAAGCGGAGCAAGTGCTCACGGCATTCCAGGATGGTGCTGGTCAAGAGGCCGTGGACTACGACCTTGACCGCGCACGAAACCTGAACGTAAGCGGCACCCCGGCACTCTTCGTCAACGGTGAACCATTTGAAGGACAAACGATTGATGATTTAAAGGAAATGGTGGAGGAAGCGAAGGCGGAATAG
- a CDS encoding DoxX family protein, which produces MKLSPNVALVVLRLALGLIFTVHGFDKFAGGIGNTAGFFESIGISGGLAYVVATIELVGGVLMIIGLGTRIVAALFIIVMLGAIFTVKSGTGFIGGYELDLALLGMSLALLISGGGTIAVDDKLFSKQAKGVQG; this is translated from the coding sequence ATGAAATTATCACCAAACGTCGCCCTAGTCGTCCTTCGTCTCGCTCTTGGACTTATTTTTACCGTTCATGGATTTGATAAGTTTGCAGGGGGAATTGGGAATACCGCTGGCTTTTTTGAAAGCATTGGGATTAGTGGTGGATTAGCTTATGTGGTTGCCACAATCGAACTTGTAGGTGGTGTTCTCATGATCATTGGTCTCGGAACCCGCATCGTCGCTGCGCTCTTTATCATCGTGATGCTCGGAGCTATCTTTACGGTAAAAAGCGGAACAGGATTTATTGGAGGGTACGAACTTGATCTGGCCCTTCTCGGTATGTCACTCGCGCTACTTATAAGCGGTGGTGGAACGATTGCAGTCGACGATAAACTTTTTTCAAAACAAGCTAAAGGAGTTCAGGGATAA
- a CDS encoding M56 family metallopeptidase: protein MKIKQTGLVFTLSLFLVVAVVVQMTMYSLHLFSNWNLMFTVLEACHNLFRAIGISSMNIFLEVLILSTIALVVIVLVKQIARYVTFSKRLSLLQDDSATKKIIDQYNLHQITVITSEAPIALTYGLIKPKIVLSTALVNMLTEEELCAVICHEQFHQQHRDPLKKFLITLLVTALWYVPILKWVSKHYQTLREIEADKFAMLQTNNILDLSSALLKLLKNEHRQRHAFAVSFADTSVNDRIQHILSPEKEVHATLPVGTILYSIFIVLGLTVMFTVATP from the coding sequence ATGAAAATCAAACAGACAGGGCTTGTTTTCACGCTGTCTCTTTTTCTCGTCGTAGCTGTGGTCGTGCAAATGACCATGTACAGTCTGCATCTTTTCTCAAACTGGAATTTGATGTTTACCGTTCTTGAAGCTTGTCATAACTTGTTTCGCGCAATCGGCATATCATCGATGAATATTTTTTTAGAAGTGTTGATTCTTTCAACGATTGCACTTGTCGTGATCGTCCTCGTGAAGCAGATAGCACGGTACGTCACTTTCTCAAAACGATTGTCGCTTTTACAGGACGACTCAGCTACAAAGAAGATAATCGATCAATATAATCTGCACCAAATCACAGTTATCACTAGCGAAGCACCGATCGCGCTTACATATGGGCTAATCAAACCGAAGATCGTTCTTTCGACTGCGCTTGTGAACATGCTTACTGAAGAGGAGCTTTGTGCCGTCATTTGTCATGAACAATTTCATCAACAGCACCGCGACCCGTTAAAAAAATTTCTCATCACGCTTCTCGTGACTGCGCTCTGGTACGTTCCGATCCTGAAATGGGTATCGAAACACTATCAAACGCTGAGGGAGATTGAGGCGGACAAGTTTGCGATGTTGCAAACAAACAATATCCTTGACCTTAGTAGCGCACTATTAAAATTGTTGAAAAACGAGCACAGACAGCGACACGCGTTTGCCGTTTCGTTCGCAGATACGTCTGTGAATGACCGCATCCAGCACATTCTTTCTCCTGAGAAAGAAGTACATGCTACGCTGCCTGTGGGAACCATACTTTATTCAATCTTTATCGTCTTAGGGTTAACCGTCATGTTTACGGTGGCGACACCCTAA
- a CDS encoding BlaI/MecI/CopY family transcriptional regulator, whose amino-acid sequence MKIQQFKTNETGLNRFFGSLEAKIMDILWNGPEMTIKDVKHKLDQEKSTNFNTVMTVMNRLVDKGVLAKRTEKRTSMFKPVFSKEEFLQTQSKELTQDLMDEFGPLAVNHMLDALDEADPILIEKLEQKIKQLKEK is encoded by the coding sequence ATGAAAATTCAGCAGTTCAAAACAAATGAGACGGGGTTGAATCGTTTCTTTGGTTCGCTTGAAGCGAAGATTATGGATATTCTCTGGAATGGACCGGAGATGACTATTAAAGATGTGAAGCATAAGCTTGATCAGGAAAAGAGTACGAACTTTAATACGGTGATGACGGTAATGAATCGTCTTGTTGATAAAGGCGTACTTGCGAAGAGAACGGAGAAGCGAACGTCGATGTTCAAGCCGGTTTTCTCAAAAGAAGAGTTTTTACAAACGCAGTCGAAAGAGCTAACGCAGGATTTGATGGATGAATTCGGTCCGCTAGCGGTCAATCATATGCTTGATGCGCTTGATGAAGCAGATCCTATTCTGATTGAAAAGCTAGAGCAAAAAATCAAGCAGCTAAAGGAGAAGTAA